In Tsukamurella tyrosinosolvens, the genomic window AAGGCGTACACGTCGGTGCCCAGCAGGTGCTGCACGCCCACGGTGTAGCCCTCGACGTTGGTGACCAGCATCGGCATGCGGTGCATGTCGACCATGAGGTCGTTGTCCTCGGGGTTGAACGAGATCAGCTTCTCGCCGGAGGCGGACAGCTGCCACTTGATCTTGTCGACGGGGCCGTCCTTCGTGGAGAAGTCCAGCAGCTCCGCGAGGCGGAGCGCACAGTCGGCGCTGTAGGTGGCGATCAGCGATCCCGTCTGGCGCACCCGGCCTTCACGCTCGACTCGCTGGGCACGGACTTCCTCATCGTGCTTGCGAACGAGTTCTTGCGCGCGCTTGAGGACGGAGAGGTCTTCATTGGTCATGGTGTTAACAATAGCGTTATCCGACCACCGATGGTTAATGTTCCCCGTAGGAGGTCGCGCGTCGCCGCCGGATTCCGCTGTGAATCGATGCCGGCCGGCGACGGGATGACGCATCCGGGTGGCAGCGGCGTGGGCGAATCGATTTCCGGCCGTGGCGATCTGACGGAAGTTGACCAACGCGCCACGATGCGCCACCCGACGGGCGGCGCGTGGATCCGGCGCACTATCGATCATATCTATCAAATCGATCATGCGTGAAATCGAATCTATGGCCATTTGGCGCGTATCGGAACTGGCCAGCGCGGAAGTGGGTCGCGCGAGATCGAGGCCGGGAAGACTGAATTGCACCGTATCGTCGAGCGAGCCGTCGACGATCGGAACGGCCGCGACTTCTTCACGACTATGCCTACCCATAATTCCTCCTTGCGCACACGAACGAATTCCTCATTCGTCCGCGGTTCACCATGCGCCACAAGAGTAAGAGAGAGGCTATTGCTATTGCAATAGCCTCTCTCGTGAGCATTCACCCAATCCATCAACGAGTCCGCACGCCGAGCAACAAGGGGCCACGGAGACCTGATTAATACGTCACTGTGACGTATTGATCAGGTCTCACTGGATGCCACGACGGCCGGTGGCCGCGGCCCGGAACCATCGGGGACGGATCCCGATGCCAGAACACGGGCTGCGAGCGCCGTCGGATACGAGGAACAGGGCGCAAGAGACAGAAGGAACGGGGCCCGCAGCACGAGAATACGGAGGCCGGCCATCAGATACAGGATTGACGCGAGACGTCGAGCGCGGCCGTCGTTGCCGGCGAGCGACAGGCGCGCACCGACACTCCGGACACAGAAGACGACGAGCATGCACACGCCGTCGTCCACGGCCTTCCCGCGCGCACCTCGATTCACCGATAATCTACATTATGACATTACGAAGCGTTATTATTGCAGCGGATGCATGATCCGCCGCCGTCGTCATTGGCCTGCTCATGCTGCTGTACGCGCAGCCGCTCACCCGCATCGTCGCTCTCACCGTCAGCGACGTCGAGCTGACTCCGACTGAGCTCCGCCTGCGGTTCGGTCCCACCCCAGTACCTGTGCCCGCATTGTTTGCAACCTGGATCTATGTACTCCTCGAGAAACGCCCCAACCTGCAGACCAGCGGTACGGGCGGCGGCAATGACTACCTGTTCCCCGGCACCGGAGCAGGGCGACACCTGCATTCCCAGACAGTGACGAAGAGCTTGCGGAGTATGGGACTCACGCTGCTTGCGGGCCGCACCAGTTCCCTGCGCACCCTGGTCCAACGAGCACCAGCGCCGATCGTCGCGGACATGATCGGCTACAGCTACCAGGTCACTGCACGCCACAGCGACCTCGCCGCCGTGACGTACGCCCGCTACGCCTCCGAGATCGGCCAGCGCCGGCCATAGGTCCGAACCACGACCTACGACTTCGGCGGCCGCCGGGTGTAGCCGAGCGTGAACCACATCACCGACATAGCAAACCACGCCGTGCCCAGCGCGTTTCCTGCAGCGAGAAACCCCAGGGCGACAGCCACGAAGATCGCACACAACGGGTAGGCGAGCCGCTCCAACAACATGCCACGACTCTAACGAGACCGACCGACAAAGTTGTTGCTTGACAGGTTCCGCTCACGCGGAGGCTAGCCCGCGACGCTGCGATGCAACCGTGGTTACATGATCGTGTGGCTGGATACGGATCGACCGAGCGTGGACGGTGGGTGTTGCTGAGCTATCGGCTCCCTCGGGAGCCGTCCACGCCACGGATCACTCTGTGGCGCAAGCTTAAGAAGCTGGGGGTGGCGCAGATGTCCGACGGCGTCGTCGCACTCCCCGACGATGCCCGGTCCCGCGAGCACATGGAATGGCTGGCCGATGAAGTCCACGAGTGGGGCGGCGAGGCCGGTGTATGGGTGGCCACGCCCACGTCCCGGTCGCAGGAAGCGGTGTTGATCGAGCAGATGACCACCGCCCGGGCGGCGGAGTACACCGACCTCGCCGAGCAGGCGCAGGCCGCTGCGGCCACGGCCGGAGCGGACAGGACGAAGACTGTGCGCCGTCTGCGGGCACAGTGGCGGCAGATCGCGCGCCGCGACTACTTCCCGCCCGCGGAACGCGATCGTGCCCGCGCCGCTCTTCGGCAGCTCAGCGACGGTGTATCGACCGGCGCAGAGGGAGCAGTCCGGTGAGGTGGAGCACACGCGCCGGGATCCACATCGACCGCGCGGCGTGCGCGTGGTTGATCGTCCGGTTCATCGACCCGGGAGCGGAGTTCGTGTTCGTCGCGGGCCCGGACGAGGTTCCACCGGACGCGACGCCGTTCGACATGCGCGGAGTCGAGCTGTCCCACCACGGCGGCGATTGCACGTTCGAGACGATCCTGCGGCGCTACGACCTCGATGACCCCGCGCTCTGGCGGATCGCCGAGATCGTGCACGAGGCCGACATCGAGGACGATCGCTACGACGCTCCCGAGGCCGCCGGCCTGGACACCGTCCTACGGGGCCTGTCGATGATCGGCGACGACCGGCAGACGATAACGGTCACCGGGCCGGTCTTCGACGGCCTCTACGAGTTCTTCCGCCGCTCCCTGCTCGGCCGCGCTCCCCTCTAACCGAACGCCGCACCGGCCTTCACCGCTCACGCCTTCAAGGAGAATCCCTTCATGTCTCACAACAGCATTCCCGAGAACGGAGCCGCACGCGAAGACCTGGCCGCGCCGCCGAACACCGACGGCTCTGGACAGCCGCGGGAGCGGCCCCCGACCGGTGATGTCATCCCCTTCGGCGTCGCCCTGCGGGCGTGGTTCGCGATCAGCCTGCAGACGTTCGGCGGCCCCGCCGGTCAGATCGCGGTCATGCAGCGCACGCTCGTCGACGAGAAGCGCTGGATCGGGCAGAAGCGGTTCCTGCACGCCCTCAACTACTGCATGGTGCTTCCCGGGCCGGAGGCTCAGCAATTGGCGATCTACACCGGGTGGCTGCTCAACGGTACGCGCGGCGGCATCGCCGCCGGCACCCTGTTCGTCCTCCCCGGCATGCTCGCGATGCTCGCCCTCTCCGCGATCTACATCGCCTACGGCGACACCACCGCCGTCACCGCGATCTTCGCCGGCCTCGCCCCCGCAGTGGTCGCGATCGTCGCCCAGGCCGTGCACCGCGTCGGTAGCCGGGCCCTGACCACGCCCGCGCTCAAGCTGCTCGCCGTGGGCTCGTTCCTCGCGCTGTCGGTGTTCGCACTCCCCTTCCCCGTGGTCATCGCCATCGCGGCCCTGATCGGCTGCATCCTCGGCCGCACTCGTCCCGAGGCTCTTCAGGGACCCGCCAAGACCACCGCGACGGAGGCGGACGAGAAGCCGCCGCTGATCCCGGACGACATCCTGCACACTGAACGTCCCGCAGCTCGCCGCACGCTCCTGGTGCTGGCGATCGGGATCGTCGCCTGGGGCGTGCCCGTGCTCGCCTTCGCACTGCTCACCGGTACCGACAGCGTCTTCACCACCCAGGGACTGTTCTTCACCGGCACCGCACTGGTCACCTTCGGCGGCGCGTACGCCGTGCTCGCCTACGTCGCTCAACGCGCCGTCGAGGTCTTCGGCTGGCTGGCACCCGGCGAGATGGTCCGTGGCCTCGCACTCGCCGAGACCACACCTGGCCCGCTGATCATGGTCGTGCAGTTCGTCGCGTTCGTCGGCGCGTACCGCAACCCCGGCAGCCTCGACCCCTGGCTCGCCGGCACCCTCGGCGCCCTCATCGCCACCTGGGTGACCTTCGTGCCCTGCTTCGTGTTCGTCTTCCTCGGCGCCCCGTACATCGAGCGGCTCCGCAACAACAAGGCCCTCTCGGCCGCCCTGACCGGGATCACCGCCGCCGTCGTCGGCGTGATCGCCAACCTCGCGCTCTACTTCGCCTTCCACACCCTCTTCGCCGAGACCACAACGGTGCGATGGGGACCGGTGAACCTCCAATGGCCGGACCTCGCGACCTGGCAGCCGGTCAGCACCGTCATCACCGTCATCGCCCTGGTACTGATCTTCCGACTCAAGTGGCCCGTACTACGCACCCTCGGCGTGTGCGCCGCCCTCGGAGCCGCGGCCGCCGTCGCAGGGCTCCCACTTCCCTGACGGCTACGTTCCTGCTGCGCTCGCGGCTCGTCCGGGTCAGGCGGGCCAGCGGACGTGCTCGGTGTCGATGACGAACGGGTGCCGGTGCCGGTAGACACCGCCACCGACGGCGACCGCGTCGGCAAGATGCTCAGGCGCCGTTTCTGCGGCCACATGCTGATGCTCGAGCTCGCTCGGATCACGCCGCGGCCACATCCGCACCGCCACCAGCAGCCCGGCTAGGGACAAGCTGCCGAGGACCGCGTAGGCGGGGCCGAACCCGGCGGAGGTGCCGAGCCATCCGGCGATCGGGTAGGTGATCAGCCAGCACAGGTGCGAGAGCGAGAACTGCGCGGCGAACACCGACGCCCGGTCCGCAGGTACTGAGGAGCGTCGCAGCACCTGCCCGACCGGGGTGAGCACCAGGCTCATCCCGATCCCGATGGCCGACCACACCACGACCGCGGCCGGCCATACCAGCGCGCCCGGCACCGAGATCAGCACCGCCGCCGCGGCGGCAGCGACGACCAGCAGTGCGCCGCCGGTGAGCATCACCGGCCGCTCCGGCACCCTGTCGAGCAGCCGCGGCAGCAGCAGCGCGACGAGCATGGTCCCGATACCCGAGGCCGCGAGCAGCCAGGCGACGCCGGCCTGCGTCCCGCCGAGGTGATCCCGCACCACGTTGACGGTGCTGACCATCACGATCGCCCCGGCCCCGGCGACCGCCAGGTCGAGCCCGAGGACGCCGCGCAGCCGCGGCGTCGCTGCGAAGATCCGCACGCCCGCGAAGGTGCGGTCGAACACGCCCGCCCGGGCACTGCGCGTTGCGTCCGGGATCGACGTCGACACCACCAGCAGCGCGGACAGCGCGAAGCCGATGACGGTGAACCCGAACAACCAGTGGTAGCTCATCACCGCGAGCGCGACCGCCGCCAGGACCGGGCTCAGCAGCGATTCCATCGTCGACGCCAGTTGCGAGGCCGACAGTGCGCGGGTGTACTGCGCCTCGTCGGTGACGATGTCGGGGATCACCGCCTGGAACGTCGGCGTGAACGCCGCCGACGCGGACTGCAGGACCGCGATGAGCACGTAGATCTGCCACACCTGGTCGACCCACGGCAACGCCAGCACCACCGACGCCCGCAGAACATCGAGGCTGACCAGCAACAGCCGCCGCGGCATCCGATCCACGTACGCCGTCGCCAGCGGCGCGATTACCACGTACGCGACCATCTTGATCGTCAGCGCCGTCCCCAACACAGCGGCAGCCCGCGCACCCGCTAGGTCGTACGCCAACAGTCCCAGCGCGACCGTCGTCATCCCCGTGCCAAACAGGGCCACCACCTGCGCCGTGAACAGATGCCGGTAGTCCCGGATCCCGAACAGCGACGTCACATCTCACCTCTCGAAAGCCCCACACCACAAACGCGTGCCTGTGTACGCACATACTAACCATAGGAGCGGACTGCCGACCGGCTATCCTGTGACCGTGTACGCACATGACGTCACGTCGGAATGGGACCGGACGCCGCCCGACGAGCAGATCGAGGCGACCTGCCTGGCACTGAAGATGCTCTCCGTGCCGGCCCGGACGAAGATCCTCTGGGCGCTCAGCGGAGCCGGCGAGCTCGACGTCACCACCCTCACCGAACAGGTCGGCCAGGCCCGCCCCGCGGTATCCCAGCACCTAGCCAAACTCCAACTCGCAGGCCTCATCGCGCACCGGCGCGACGGCCGCCGCCTGCTCTACCGGGTGCGCGGCGGACACGTCCGGCGCCTCCTCATCGAAGCCCTCAACGCCGCCGAGCACCAGCTCAAAGACCTCCCCGAACACGACTGATCCGCGAAGAGTGGAACGACCGGCTGCCTAGCGAAAACTATTCTGGCGAAAGTACATTCAAGACAATGAACTCAGCGCCTCTGCCGTGGTGGCTTGCCGACAGCGCAGACCTGCTCGCGCACCTCTCGGCCGAGCAGCAAGACCGCATCAGCTCAGTCATCTACTCGAACTACCTCGCCGGCGCCGAGCCGCCATACCGGCATTTCATCGCACCGCTCGTCGACGTCGAGCTTGGCCTGATGACCGCCGACGAGGCGATCAACCGATTCGCCTACTACCGACAGGCCCAGATCGACGAATGACGGGCAACAATGACAACTTGATATTGACACTATCCAGTCATGTCGAGTCGCAGAAACACCACATGCCACATGGTCGATTCTGGATGCGCATCATCCGCGCACACGATCGAAACTCCCTGTCGAAGATTATCGGCGGCACGGTCCACGTCCTGCCCACGGAGAACGTGTACGCGGGTGCCGCCCACAGCCGTCTCGTCATGGTGGAACTGAAGCTGCCGGATATCGGCCTCGCCGATGTGGCCGCCCGCGCAGACTTCATCGCGCGCGCCACCGAGATCGTCGCCGACCTGACCGTGGAGGATCATTCCTCCGACGACACCTGGGTAAACATCATGAACGCCCCAGACGGTGGATGGGGCATCGGCGGTCGCCAATTCCGCTCCGCGGACTTGATCGCAGCGATTACCGCTGCGGCAGATTGAAGGCAGGATCACGTCGAGAACCACGCTTCGATCAGTGTGAAGATCGGCAGACGCCGAGACTCCACCGGGGCCCACGCTCTCCTGGCCCGTCAGGAGCGAGCGTGTGGGCGACAGTGTCCACGATGACGTTGGAATCCGATACACAGGGATTCCAGTAGCCCGATCATTGCCTACCCCTCGCGCCCGACCCGCCCCTGGGCAGGCCAGCCTTTGGTGATGAACAACCTTCGACCGACATGCTGGTGACATGTCCTGCACACGAGGCCTGGCGAGGTGCTCGCCGGCGCGATCAGTATCCCTGAACGCAGTCATTCTGGTCGGCCTGCTCGTGCTCAGCGCGTGCGGTAGCGGTCCGAACGCCGCCGATCCGACCAGAGCCGCTGCGCCCAGCGCCGCCGCGCCCACCTCCGTAGCACCCCTCGACTGCACGCCGCGCCCAACAACCGGGTCGAGTGAGGACAGCGCGAGATCTCCGACGTTCCGCGCCGTACCGGGACGATTGCCGGCACCTGGCGCCGCCGAGGTCGGCGGTGTCACGCTGCCACCCGGGCGCCAGGTGCAGAACGCCGACGGCGTCGCCGTCGCCTGGCTCGGAACCGACGTACTCAGCGAGCATCGCTTGACCGGACTGATCCGAGATCTCACAGGCGCGTTCTCCCGCACGGGCCTGTGGCCGATGAGGATTCCGACGCAATACCGAAGCAGCAGCACCCTCGAACCTCCGTGGCCGGATACGGGACCGCCTCTATCCCTGACCGCGGTCCCGACAGCGCAGGCCGTGTACGAGCGCCTCTGCCGCGACCACGCGCGCTATAGCGCCGACCTCGAGCCGATGGTGCCACCGGTGACGTCTCTGGCGCGACGTCAGCCGGGTCCGGAGCTGACGCCGAGCCGACTTCGGATCGCTCAGGGCGGTGGACTCCTCCTGGTCCCCGTCGCGCGCCCCGCCGACGTACCCGCAGCCCTGGGCTGGCTGGGTGCGACCAATTCTCAGCTCACCGGGGCCGACATCACCGCGGTTCTCCGATCATGGGAAGACCGATTCGAAGCCGTACTGGTGTCGATCGGGTGGGACACGCTCGAGGTGCAGATTGGGAATCGCCCCGAAACCACGCAGCAGCGCGGCAAGCTGGTCTCCGAGCACTACTGGATCTGCCCCGACAACTTCGCAGCATCCGTGCCCGAGACCTACAGCCAAGGCCTGTCCACGTGGGACCGGTGGTCGTTCTGGTGGGACTAGCACCTGGCGATCGTTGACGGATCGGCCGACGCGAGACGAGTGTTAGCGTCGTGCCCTCATTGATCTACCCGACGAACGTCTCCCTTGACGGTTACATCGAGGATGACGAAGGTCGCTTCGACTGGCTTCCCGGCGACGACGACGTCTTCGCCGCACACACCGCGTTGATGCGATCCGCCGGCACTCTCCTGTACGGCCGGCGCCTCTACGAGATGATGTCCGTCTGGGAGACCGACCCGTCTCTGGCCGGGCGCTCCCCTGCCGCAGCCGACTTCGCGGCCGCATGGCGAGCGGCGGCGAAGGTCGTCTACTCCACGAGCCTGACGACACCGTCGACCGCGAACACCCGGATCGAGCGCGCCTTCGACCGCGATCACGTCCGTGCCCTCAAGGCCGCCTCCGACCGCGACCTCCTCCTCGGCGGCGCCGATCTCGCCGCCCAGGCGCTCGCCGCAGGCCTCATCGACGAGGTCCAGCTGTACGTCCTGCCGCTCGCCGTCGGCGGCGGGAAACCGGGGCTCCCGACGGGCATCCGTGTCGACCTCGAACTCCTCGACCATCGACGCTTCGACAGCGGCGTCGTTCTCCTTCGTTACTCCCCCAGCAGCCGCTGAACGAAGACCGCCACGACATCGGTCGACACCGTCGGATCGGTGGCGCGTTGCATGCCCAGCCCCAGGATCAGGCTGAACAGGCCCAGCGCCAGCGTCTCCGCATCCACCGGCAGCTCGAGCCCGTGGGCCGCCTCGAGCTCCTCGACGAGTGCCGTCGTGGCGGCGCGGATGCGTTCGTAGCGCGACGCCGTCGCCGTCATCAGCGCGCCGTCCGCGGCGCTGGTGGCCGAGACCGCCATTTCGAGCCGGAACCACGCCCGGTCCCCCACGATGGTGCGGCCCCAGGCGTCGAGGGAGTCGATCACCGCGGCGAGACCGTCGGCCCGCGCGGCCTCCGCCAGGGCCAGCACCCGCGCCGTCTCCTGCTCGTAGAGGCCGTCGATGACCGCCGTGCCCAGGCTGACCTTGTTGGCGAAGTTCGAGTAGACGGCGCCGCGGGTGAAGCCCGCATGCGCCGCGACGGCCTCGAGTGAGGTCGCGGTGAACCCGTCGCGAAGGAACAGTTCCGTCGCCGAGGCGACGATCAGTGCCCGCGTGCGCGATTGGGCGTCCGCCCTCGACAACCGTTGCATCCGGCCATCCTATCGGGATACAGTCTGTTTTCGAATACTCATCGTATCTGAAATGAGGCGGCACCCGTGCCCGATACACCGCTCCCCGTGGTCCCCCACCATGAGATCGTCATCGTCGGCGCCGGGTTCTCCGGCCTCGGCACCGCGATCGCCCTGGCCCGGGCGGGATTCGACGACGTCCTCCTCGTCGACGATGCGGCCGGCCCCGGCGGCACCTGGCACTGGAACACCTACCCCGGCGTCGCCGTCGACATCCCGTCGTTCAGCTACCAGTTCTCCTTCGCCCAGCGATCGACGTGGTCGCGGAGCTACGCGCCAGGCCGGGAACTGCGCGCGTACGCGGAGCAGATCGTCGACGAGTACGGCCTCGCCCCTCGGCTCCGCTTCGGCACGCGCGTGCACTCCGCGTCGTTCGACGGTGCCGCCGCCCGCTGGACGATCACGACCAGCACCGGTGAGATCACGGCGCGATGGCTCATCCACGCGGGCGGGCCGCTGAGCCAGCCGAAGCTCCCGGACATCGACGGCATCGACTCCTTCGAGGGCGAGACGATGCACACGAGCCGGTGGGATCACGACGTCACCACGGCTGGGAAGCGCGTGGGCATCATCGGCACGGGCGCCACGGCGGTGCAGGTCATCCCCGAGATCGCCGCCGGCACCGAACAGCTCACCGTCTTCCAGCGCACGCCGATCTGGTGTCTGCCCAAGCCCGACTTCCCGCTCGGCAGCGTGGGCCGCGCAGGTCTGGCCGCGATCCCGGGCGTACGGCAGGCCGCGCGGCTCGCCAGCCAGGCGTTCGTCGAGGCGACGTTCCCGGTGCTCGCCCACTTCCACAAGTGGATTCCGGGCACCGACGTCCTCGAGGTCGCGGCCCGCAACTACATCCGGGCACAGGTCTCTGATCCGGTCACCCGGGACAAGCTGACGCCGACGTACGCCCTCGGCTGCAAGCGCCCGAGCTTCCACAACTCCTACCTCGCGACCTTCAACCGCGCCAACGTCGCGCTGGAGACCACGTCGATCGAGGCGATCACGCCCACCGGGATCCGCACGACGGACGGCACCGAGCACCTCCTCGACGTGCTGATCCTCGCCACGGGCTTCAAGGTCACCGACCGGGACGCCCTCCCTACCTACCGCCTCACGGCCGCCGACGGGACCGACCTCGCCGAACACTGGGAGGCCGGGCGGTTCCACTCGTACCAGGGCGTCGCGACCGCGGGCTTCCCGAACTTCTTCACGGTGTTCGGCCCGTACGGCTACAACGGGTCCTCGTTCTTCACGCTGGTCGAGAACAGCGCCGCCCACATCGTCCGGGTCCTCGACGAAGCGCGCCGCCGCGACGCGACGACCGCCGAGGTCACGTCGACCGCGCAGGAGTCCTACATGGAGTCGATCCTCGCGCGCCGCCCGCTGCAGGTGTTCTCGGATCCCAGCTGCGCCGGCGCCAACAGCTACTACTTCACCCAGCAGGGCGACGTCCCGTTCCGGGCGTCCACCACGCTCGAAGCGGCCTGGCAGAGCCGCCGGTTCCCCCTCACCGCCTACGCCTTCGCGGGCTGACATCCCACGATTAAGGAGCCCCCACCATGAACCTCGACCTCGCCGGCCGGACCGTCGTCATCACGGGAGCCGCGCGCGGCATCGGCCTCGGCACCGCGAAGGCCGCCGCCGCCCGCGGCGCGCGGGTCGCCGTGCTCGACCTCCGCCAGGACGACGTCGCCGCGGCCGCCGCCGAGATCGGCGATGGCGCCATCGGCCTCGCCGCCGACGTCACCGACCGGGACGCCCTCGCCGACGCGTTCACCGCCGTCGCCGACCGGTTCGGAGCGATCGACGTCGTGGTCGCCAACGCCGGCATCGCCCCGCGCGGCGCCACCGTGCAGGGCATGGCCCCCGAGGAGTTCGACCGGGTCCTCGCGGTCAACCTGCACGGCGTCTACAACACCGTCCTCGCCGCGATGCCGCACGTCCTCAAGAACAACGGCCACCTGCTGCTCACGTCGTCGGTCTACGCCTTCGTCAACGGTGTCGGCGTCTCCCCGTACGCGGTGGCGAAGGCGGGCGTCGAG contains:
- a CDS encoding Chromate resistance protein ChrB, with protein sequence MQPWLHDRVAGYGSTERGRWVLLSYRLPREPSTPRITLWRKLKKLGVAQMSDGVVALPDDARSREHMEWLADEVHEWGGEAGVWVATPTSRSQEAVLIEQMTTARAAEYTDLAEQAQAAAATAGADRTKTVRRLRAQWRQIARRDYFPPAERDRARAALRQLSDGVSTGAEGAVR
- a CDS encoding chromate resistance protein ChrB domain-containing protein; this translates as MRWSTRAGIHIDRAACAWLIVRFIDPGAEFVFVAGPDEVPPDATPFDMRGVELSHHGGDCTFETILRRYDLDDPALWRIAEIVHEADIEDDRYDAPEAAGLDTVLRGLSMIGDDRQTITVTGPVFDGLYEFFRRSLLGRAPL
- the chrA gene encoding chromate efflux transporter; protein product: MSHNSIPENGAAREDLAAPPNTDGSGQPRERPPTGDVIPFGVALRAWFAISLQTFGGPAGQIAVMQRTLVDEKRWIGQKRFLHALNYCMVLPGPEAQQLAIYTGWLLNGTRGGIAAGTLFVLPGMLAMLALSAIYIAYGDTTAVTAIFAGLAPAVVAIVAQAVHRVGSRALTTPALKLLAVGSFLALSVFALPFPVVIAIAALIGCILGRTRPEALQGPAKTTATEADEKPPLIPDDILHTERPAARRTLLVLAIGIVAWGVPVLAFALLTGTDSVFTTQGLFFTGTALVTFGGAYAVLAYVAQRAVEVFGWLAPGEMVRGLALAETTPGPLIMVVQFVAFVGAYRNPGSLDPWLAGTLGALIATWVTFVPCFVFVFLGAPYIERLRNNKALSAALTGITAAVVGVIANLALYFAFHTLFAETTTVRWGPVNLQWPDLATWQPVSTVITVIALVLIFRLKWPVLRTLGVCAALGAAAAVAGLPLP
- a CDS encoding MFS transporter; translated protein: MTSLFGIRDYRHLFTAQVVALFGTGMTTVALGLLAYDLAGARAAAVLGTALTIKMVAYVVIAPLATAYVDRMPRRLLLVSLDVLRASVVLALPWVDQVWQIYVLIAVLQSASAAFTPTFQAVIPDIVTDEAQYTRALSASQLASTMESLLSPVLAAVALAVMSYHWLFGFTVIGFALSALLVVSTSIPDATRSARAGVFDRTFAGVRIFAATPRLRGVLGLDLAVAGAGAIVMVSTVNVVRDHLGGTQAGVAWLLAASGIGTMLVALLLPRLLDRVPERPVMLTGGALLVVAAAAAAVLISVPGALVWPAAVVVWSAIGIGMSLVLTPVGQVLRRSSVPADRASVFAAQFSLSHLCWLITYPIAGWLGTSAGFGPAYAVLGSLSLAGLLVAVRMWPRRDPSELEHQHVAAETAPEHLADAVAVGGGVYRHRHPFVIDTEHVRWPA
- a CDS encoding ArsR/SmtB family transcription factor, with the translated sequence MYAHDVTSEWDRTPPDEQIEATCLALKMLSVPARTKILWALSGAGELDVTTLTEQVGQARPAVSQHLAKLQLAGLIAHRRDGRRLLYRVRGGHVRRLLIEALNAAEHQLKDLPEHD
- a CDS encoding tautomerase family protein, which produces MTGNNDNLILTLSSHVESQKHHMPHGRFWMRIIRAHDRNSLSKIIGGTVHVLPTENVYAGAAHSRLVMVELKLPDIGLADVAARADFIARATEIVADLTVEDHSSDDTWVNIMNAPDGGWGIGGRQFRSADLIAAITAAAD
- a CDS encoding DUF4253 domain-containing protein, coding for MQNADGVAVAWLGTDVLSEHRLTGLIRDLTGAFSRTGLWPMRIPTQYRSSSTLEPPWPDTGPPLSLTAVPTAQAVYERLCRDHARYSADLEPMVPPVTSLARRQPGPELTPSRLRIAQGGGLLLVPVARPADVPAALGWLGATNSQLTGADITAVLRSWEDRFEAVLVSIGWDTLEVQIGNRPETTQQRGKLVSEHYWICPDNFAASVPETYSQGLSTWDRWSFWWD
- a CDS encoding dihydrofolate reductase family protein gives rise to the protein MPSLIYPTNVSLDGYIEDDEGRFDWLPGDDDVFAAHTALMRSAGTLLYGRRLYEMMSVWETDPSLAGRSPAAADFAAAWRAAAKVVYSTSLTTPSTANTRIERAFDRDHVRALKAASDRDLLLGGADLAAQALAAGLIDEVQLYVLPLAVGGGKPGLPTGIRVDLELLDHRRFDSGVVLLRYSPSSR
- a CDS encoding TetR/AcrR family transcriptional regulator: MQRLSRADAQSRTRALIVASATELFLRDGFTATSLEAVAAHAGFTRGAVYSNFANKVSLGTAVIDGLYEQETARVLALAEAARADGLAAVIDSLDAWGRTIVGDRAWFRLEMAVSATSAADGALMTATASRYERIRAATTALVEELEAAHGLELPVDAETLALGLFSLILGLGMQRATDPTVSTDVVAVFVQRLLGE
- a CDS encoding flavin-containing monooxygenase encodes the protein MVPHHEIVIVGAGFSGLGTAIALARAGFDDVLLVDDAAGPGGTWHWNTYPGVAVDIPSFSYQFSFAQRSTWSRSYAPGRELRAYAEQIVDEYGLAPRLRFGTRVHSASFDGAAARWTITTSTGEITARWLIHAGGPLSQPKLPDIDGIDSFEGETMHTSRWDHDVTTAGKRVGIIGTGATAVQVIPEIAAGTEQLTVFQRTPIWCLPKPDFPLGSVGRAGLAAIPGVRQAARLASQAFVEATFPVLAHFHKWIPGTDVLEVAARNYIRAQVSDPVTRDKLTPTYALGCKRPSFHNSYLATFNRANVALETTSIEAITPTGIRTTDGTEHLLDVLILATGFKVTDRDALPTYRLTAADGTDLAEHWEAGRFHSYQGVATAGFPNFFTVFGPYGYNGSSFFTLVENSAAHIVRVLDEARRRDATTAEVTSTAQESYMESILARRPLQVFSDPSCAGANSYYFTQQGDVPFRASTTLEAAWQSRRFPLTAYAFAG
- a CDS encoding short-chain dehydrogenase/reductase; its protein translation is MNLDLAGRTVVITGAARGIGLGTAKAAAARGARVAVLDLRQDDVAAAAAEIGDGAIGLAADVTDRDALADAFTAVADRFGAIDVVVANAGIAPRGATVQGMAPEEFDRVLAVNLHGVYNTVLAAMPHVLKNNGHLLLTSSVYAFVNGVGVSPYAVAKAGVEQLGRALRVELAPYGATAGVVYYGFVDTHMVKVGFDEDPLASAVTDLLPSFLTARITPEQAGESTVRGIERRAARTIAPARWTGYSLLRGLVNPALDVVTAVHRPVVELVRALDARSLAERESVPARAE